In one window of Leguminivora glycinivorella isolate SPB_JAAS2020 chromosome 10, LegGlyc_1.1, whole genome shotgun sequence DNA:
- the LOC125230381 gene encoding uncharacterized protein LOC125230381, which yields MFSRIAAATGVTDEVKRPLILDGKHPAVRLLIARYHQKAGHANKEKVLNELHQRFWILGLRNAVRSVTHACQFCKLHRARAFTPPMGDLPESRLAHHQRPFSFVGLDYFGPVLVSVGRRREKRYVALFTCLVIRAVHLEVVHSLSTDAAIMCLRRFIARRGTPQEIWSDHGTAFVGASRELQALYGNSVKNYAANESINWRFIPPAAPFMGGAWERLIRSVKEALKTTLREQALSDEVLSTLLAEAEAIVNTRPLTHVSLDSDADEALTPSHFILTSSSGPPIPATLTEADLLSRNKWRRAVRLADHFWQRWVREYLPSLSPRTGGGSPPNIAIGDIVIICDSNLPRGSWPKGRVTAVYPGRDGIIRVADVATAAGVFRRPLKKLAKIHVAL from the coding sequence ATGTTCAGTCGTATAGCAGCTGCAACAGGCGTCACTGATGAAGTTAAACGACCCCTGATCTTGGACGGAAAGCACCCAGCAGTACGCCTACTTATAGCAAGATACCACCAAAAGGCTGGCCACGCAAACAAAGAAAAGGTCCTGAACGAACTCCACCAAAGATTTTGGATATTGGGCCTCAGAAATGCTGTCCGATCAGTAACCCACGCATGTCAGTTTTGCAAACTTCACCGCGCCAGAGCATTCACGCCACCAATGGGAGATCTACCGGAGTCCCGATTAGCTCATCATCAAAGACCATTTTCCTTTGTCGGTCTTGACTACTTTGGGCCTGTGCTCGTTTCAGTTGGTCGAAGAAGAGAGAAACGCTACGTTGCTCTATTTACGTGCCTCGTCATCCGCGCTGTACATCTTGAAGTGGTACATAGTTTATCGACAGACGCGGCCATAATGTGTCTACGCCGTTTTATTGCTCGTCGAGGCACACCGCAAGAGATCTGGTCAGACCACGGAACAGCCTTTGTTGGGGCAAGCAGGGAGTTACAAGCTCTTTACGGCAACTCAGTTAAAAATTATGCAGCTAATGAATCAATCAATTGGCGTTTCATTCCTCCGGCAGCACCTTTTATGGGCGGAGCATGGGAGCGTTTAATTCGCAGCGTTAAAGAAGCCCTGAAGACAACCCTAAGAGAACAGGCTCTCTCAGATGAAGTTCTGAGCACACTATTGGCGGAGGCTGAAGCCATTGTTAATACACGACCACTCACGCACGTTTCACTTGATTCTGATGCTGACGAAGCGTTGACCCCGTCGCATTTTATACTCACATCTTCGTCTGGGCCCCCTATTCCCGCTACTTTGACCGAAGCCGACCTCTTGAGCAGAAATAAGTGGCGCAGGGCGGTAAGGCTAGCCGACCACTTCTGGCAGCGCTGGGTCAGGGAATACCTTCCCTCCTTATCACCACGGACAGGAGGAGGATCTCCGCCTAATATCGCGATTGGGGACATCGTAATAATTTGTGATTCAAACCTGCCTCGAGGCTCTTGGCCCAAGGGTCGTGTCACCGCCGTATACCCCGGCAGAGACGGGATAATCAGAGTGGCAGATGTCGCCACTGCTGCTGGGGTGTTTCGCAGACCCCTCAAGAAGCTCGCGAAAATACACGTTGCTCTTTAA